tgtgtgtgtgtgtgtgtgtgtgtgtgtgtgtgtgtgtgtgtgtgtgtgtgtgtgtgtgtgtgtgtgtgtgtgtgtgtgtgtgtgtgtgtgtgtgtgtgttcatgtgacacacacacacatcagtcagGTGAAGGTTAGCTGCCAAACTTTTCTCTGTGACCCTTTCCAGGGATCTGGGAAGACTATCGTTGCTATGCAAACATTAGCACACAGACGATAAATTGGGTAAACAACTTTGGTAAAGAGACACCAGATGCTGGGAAACTAGCCCATCACAGAGCTAGGTACCTACCTATACATTATTTTGTCACTGAGCTTGTCCAGGTAGAAATGGACCTTTGGCATAGATCTAGGACCAGTTTACCATCACCTTAATAACCATTAAGGGGGAACACAAAACTGACTTAAGATCATTCATCTGCAATGAGGATAGTATACCAGCTGTCATAAACAGGAATGACAGCTTATGTCAGCTTATAACCAGTTTATGTGGGCTCTGGTCAACTATGTGGGGAATAGGGGTTTTATTTTAATATCAGCTCCCTGTCGTTTTTACACATTATAcaatacatagggaatagtgtgtattatactgtcaggcatctgtgtctgtctggtttCCAGTGACCCTGGCGTCTTTTGTCATCACAATGGGCAAAAATGTGGCTACAGGGCCATTTAGTTGTGTGGAGGTCCGTGAATGCCATCGTTGTCACATGACCAGTCTCAGCCATCGTTGTCACATGACCAGTCTCAGACATCTGGCACAAAGAGACCAACCATCCCTTTTATCACCCCATGAACCCCTTCCCTCCACTTTACCCccataggatgtgtgtgtgtgtgtgtgtgcataaactTTGGACCATAGACAGAGTGACTGAGTATGAGATCTGCCCCAGGCTTAAATGGCATTAATGATTATTTATATAAGCAATAAGAATAGTGAGCAGTGCCAAGTGGAGTAATACTCCTACTGGCATAGTGTTCCCACCTTGGGAAGGGAACCAACATGCTGCTGTTACGAATATCAATCATTTAGATAGTAAAGTGTCAGCGGCAGCACACTGAATCTTCCCATGACATTGACCTTGAACATGTTGAACAAAGTGGACACCAACATCAGCATCAGCATGCCACCGTGTCATGCAAAAACTTCCCGACATCCCTGAGCTTGTGAAAGTCTTCGTATACCACCTAGTGGCCAAGGGGAAAACCACAGCCACGTTGAATACCTCGCGTCAACGGTGCGCGCGCAGTCATCGCCATTTTGAATTACAGCCGCACTTCGCTGGCTGTTGACTGAAAGGAAGGCACGATTTCTTCGTTTCTGAAACATTTCTGCGCATTCAAAGCTATACTTACTGGATACATATTGTGAGGGATTTACTTCGCTCTAAGTATGGCTCACCGAAAtcttaaacagatcaacattcaaaACAACGCACCGTCGCCGAAacctcagcagcagcagcagtaccaccagcagcagcagcacacaaaGCGTAACATGGACTCTCCAGGCATGGAGCGAAGGCCGAATGTTGCGGATGGGAAAACCCCACTACCAAAGCCGCCGACGGCTGCCAGCCCTGCGGCAGAGGGGGAGGTTGGAGCCGGAGAGTCGCAGGAGATGACGCTGGATATAAAGAGTTTCAGGAGACCCGGGGAGAAAACCTTCACGCAGCGTTGTAGATTGTTCATCGGTAACCTCCCGACAGACCTCACGGAGGATGATTTCAAAAAGCTGTTTTCCAAGTATGGCGAGGCTAACGAGGTGTTTATCAACCGAGACCGAGGATTCGGCTTCATTCGACTGGTAAGACTGCGTATTAGAGTAACGTTAATCAGTAATATCTAACTCCGTGGTGAAGGAAGCTCCTTTTGAATGTTGGCGTTTAGGCCGCATTAGTATCGATAGCCATCTGTTTCCCCTAGTTAGTTAGCTACGATTTATTACTCAGGCGGATGGGTCTGCCTCACCAGTTGTTAAGCCTACTCCTCCACCCGAAACCATTCATTACTTGATACATCGGGTCCCTTTGAAACATACTTGACTAGAGTTTGTGGTAACACTATCTAGGTGGCAATTCTCATTAATCAACCAAGACtgtataaaaaaacgtttgaaaGTTTGCTATCAATAGAGCCTAACCTTTGACCTGGTATTCTAGGAAACCAGGACGCTGGCGGAGATTGCCAAGGCAGAGTTGGACGGCATAGTGCTGGGGAACCGACCTATCCGGATCCGCTTTGCCACTCACGGCTCTGCCCTCACGGTGCGGAACCTTTCCCCCGTGGTCTCCAACGAGCTCCTTGAGGAGGCCTTCTCCGAGTTCGGCCCCGTGGAAAGGGCTATCGTTGTGGTGGACGACCGAGGAAGGCCCACTGGGAAGGGCTTCGTGGAGTTTGCCAACAAACCTTGTGCTCGTAAAGCCCTGGATCGCTGTGCTGACGGGGCGCTGCTGCTCACCACGTAAGACAACCAACGACTGCATTTACTTAGTTACCTGGTTTAAGAAATAACCCAAACGCACCAAATCAATTCCAAGCAGTGTGAGTGATCACTCCCATCTCACCATGTTGTCTCCAGGTCTCCTCGGCCTGCCATTGTGGAACCCACCGAGCAGCTGGATGAAGAAGATGGACTCCCAGAGAAATTGCTTGTGAAATCTGTACACTACCACAAGTACGTTATACACACAATCTCCTATTTGGAGTTTTACTCTCTGTACCAGTCTTGACAACCGGAGTTCTTTATCATAACCAGTATGAATTTGTTGATTTATTcacttgcctgtgtgtgtgtgcaccgtTCCACTTTCCTCGTGGTCTCCCTGCAGGTCTTAGTCCAGCCACTAACCCCTCTCCTCCCCGTCTCTCCAGGGAGAGGGAGCACCCCCCGCGGTTTGCCCAGCCGGGGACATTTGAGTTTGAGTACTCGTCCCGCTGGAAGGCCCTGGACGAGATGGAAAAGCAGCAGAGAGACCAGGTTGAGCGCAACATCCGAGAGGCAAAGGAGAAGCTGGAGCAAGAGATGGAGGCCGCCAAGCACGAGCATCAGCTCATGATGATgagacaaggtacacacactcaAAGgaacctctcacacacacacactgaggaagacactCACTTCTCAAGGACAAAGTTAACATGTTACCTTTTGTGTTGTGCGCATATTCAACATTAGCAGACATAGCCATAGGCCTACTTCAAGTGTTGTCAGAAACTGTCACATGTGAATACAAAAAAACATTAATACCAAGCCAACCCCGTTCTCTCAGACCTGATGTAATACCAAGCCAACCCCGTTCTCTCAGACCTGATGTAATACCAAGCCAACCCCTTTCTCTCAGACCTGATGTAATACCAAGCCAACCCCATTCTCTCAGACCTGATGTAATACCAAGCCAACCCCTTTCTCTCAGACCTGATGTAATACCAAGCCAACCCCGTTCTCTCAGACCTGATGTAATACCAAGCCAACCCCTTTCTCTCAGACCTGATGTAATACCAAGCCAACCCCTTTCTCTCAGACCTGATGTAATACCAAGCCAACCCCTTTCTCTCAGACCTGATGTAATACCAAGCCAATACCCCGTTCTCTCAGACCTGATGTAATACCAAGCCAACCCCTCCTCTCAGACCTGATGTAATACCAAGCCAACCCCTTTCTCTCAGACCTGATGTAATACCAAGCCAACCCCTTTCTCTCAGACCTGATGTAATACCAAGCCAACCCCTTTCTCTCAGACCTGATGTAATACCAAGCCAACCCCTCCTCTCAGACCTGATGTAATACCAAGCCAACCCCTCCTCTCAGACCTGATGTAATACCAAGCCAACCCCTTTCTCTCAGACCTGATGTAATACCAAGCCAACCCCTTTCTCTCAGACCTGATGTAATACCAAGCCAACCCCTTTCTCTCAGAACTGATGTAATACCAAGCCAACCCATAtttctctcatcttctctttctCAGACCTGATGAGGCGTCAAGAGGAGCTGAGACGTCTGGAGGAGCTTCGCAACCAGGAGCTGCAGAAACGCAAGAATATAGAGAtgaggtacgtgtgtgtgtacctcccaCTCTATTTTCTACTCGTCACAAGGAGAGTCAGAAGTGAGTGTGTTAAACGTTCTTTCCTGTTTGTAGACATGAGGAGAGGCGTaggcaggaggaggagatgatgcAGCGCCATCGAGAGCAGGAAGAGTTGAGACGCCAACCAGACGGCTTCAAGCCAAACTATGCGGACAACGTGAGTTCACcggacagacacacaaacatgcacacacaaagtCTAACTTCATGAAGAGTGTGAATACacttggagaacacacacacagccaacatAGACATTCACATCAGTACAGTCAGTATCACTCATTTCTAGGTTTCTGAATACACAAACTATCacacttttttcttcttcttcacacACGTTCATTCACATGATTCGGCGGATATGATAGGGATTTTTCGGGTCCATCGATCATGTTGGGTGCTGAGAATAGATGCCTAACAGTCCTACCACTCTACGTCACACTGATGATCAAGCATACTAGGGACAGGCACGGTTAATTAAATACCCGGATATCCCACCGAATGTTAGTATTCAATTACCCTAGTGTTCATTTTTTTAGATACATATTTATTTAGACCTTTTTTAATGATGAAAAAGCTTTGTCTATATTACATCGTCCTTGTGATATTTTTTATCTACAAAGAAATACCAGGACATTTGAAATTCTTAATTTAATTAAATTACAAATCTTTGAATGTAGTTTCTATAGCGGTGCGTTGAGCTACTGCTGGGTATTTAGCCCTCCAGGCTGCCCCGACTCGTTATGCCATTTCCCCCACTTCAAATAGCAATTACAGGCACTCCCTTCACAGAGTTTCCACTATACCTGACACAGTTCAATGCAAAACACTCACCAGAAAACCTTTTTCGTAGCAGAATCAGTTCTATCACGGCGAAAATCGGACTTCTTTCGCTGTTGCTGTTAGCCAAACTACCGGAAACGCAGTATCTCCTCTGTTTACCTCTGCCATGTGCATGTGCATTTTTCGACTATCCGGATATCTGGAAAATATAAGTGATGATATTATTTGAATGGTAAAATCATTTTGAATACCCATTCCTAAAGCATCCCAGAATGCTGCCTTTTTCTTTTCAAATAGTGTCCCATATCACTATAGGAGCATATATTTTCTAGGTAACCACAGATGAACATAGTGTACCGTAGTCCTGTGTGTGAAAGtctaataaaaatgtattttgggtTGGTCTAGTTTAGGGTAGCCTACTACCTATTTAGTGCTATTTTTTATGTAAGTAGCATGTCACAATATCAACAGGGCTCTAGGTTTGGCTTTGGTATCTTCCAAAGACTTTCGCGTGAAAGACACAACCCTGATCTGAAATTGGCGTCAAGCCACTATTAATTTTCCTTCTTACGGGACTGATAGGTGTAAGCAGTGCAGCGATTGCTCAATCTAGCCCTCCAATGTGCTTAGGGTAGCAGCTGACGGCCACCATCTTGTTTACACCCATCTGGTTTCTTCAGATCTGCTAAAACCAAAAGAGAAAGGCTGAGGGGTTTTCATATTGGTTCATCTGTGTTTTACTGTGGTTTTCAGGGTGTATTTTTCTCACCAAACTGATGTCCAGCAGTAGCAGCCCTTCTAAGCCATGTATCCACAATACTAGCCTCACAGCCAGCGACATAAAACACCATGTAGCTGTCCCACGTTATACGTATCTCATCAATTCAAATGTCTGTTGTATTTACCTGGGTTTTAAACACCTGTTTTACTAAAGTAGTATGGGAGAGGGACACCTGCTAGAACAAAATACTGCTCTATCTCTGCTGAGTTGTCTGAAGTAAGTTAGATCCTGTAACCGACAGCTTGGCTTTCTTGTGGGAACGTTAAGAGGGGAGAGGCTAATGATTTGACAGACCCTTTCACCACAATGCTCATTTGTCATGCTTGAGTGTGTTCCAGATGAGAGTAACTTCACTTCCAGAGAGAGTCCTCAGAATAGTTCTAAGTTTTTCCATGAAGGCGATAGGGTAACTTGAATGTCAATCTGTTAAAATTTGAATGGCATGTCTAGAAATGGCCACTGTGCAAATGCTGTGTCCTTTGGTATCTTTATCTAATCACTTGACAAAAACACACAGGCAAAGAGTTGAGGAATCTGTCATCGGCTTTTTTGGGGTGGATTTTGGTCCCAATTTTCAGAACTTCAACAGTCTCCAGTCAACTTTTTCATCATTGCAACTCTGTGATCATGGGTTGGTGAACATACTGACATTCTCAGGAAACATGTGTTTATCTACTTAGCCCTTAGTGCACTTGTATTACTGCATGCCTGTGGATGTGATGTGTCTTATGATGTTGCTGCATAATAACTTTTCTTCTCTGTTTCTATTGTGTGTTGAGAGGCCGTAGAGAAAGAGGACCGGCTGGAAATATCGTCTGTTACAGCCACCCTTACACTACTCTTAGCATGTAACTGTTGCATAGTAGCAAGAGTTCAACTCCTACAGCTTAACCTAAAACAACCCGCACAAGGATTAGCTTAGCTCTATTGTCGTTACCCTTTACCATTAGTCTTGGGGGGGATGTTAGACTGGCGGCAATCTCAGAACATGCTCGCAAGCCTCACACACACTTACGAACAACACGTATACCTAACACACTTTtagatttacattttagtaatttagcagacgctctcatcCAGAGCAACTTGCATTCATCGTAAGaaagctaggtgagacaaccacatatcagtcgtagtaagtacatttttcctcaattaAAGTAGTGATCAGCAAtgtcagtgctagtaggaaaagacGAGTgcaagttaaaaaataaaatgaggCTCCATCCCCTAACTTAATGTGCTATCGACCGAGGAATGAAAACCAAAAGGGGTGGTTGAATAGAAGTCCAGAAGACAAAGCTGAACTACAACTTAGAAGTCAGAAGTGTCTGGCATTAAAATAACTTTTAAAGATCTATCAATTGGGCGCCACTTTGTATTCAATGTGTCCCGTCATCCAGAGTGCCAAAGTTGTGCTCGTGTAAAACATACACAGGATTACAGTATATGTAGGCCTACTATTATTAGTGGCACTAGCAACAGTCTTCGCTTTaaatattgtaaaaaaatatagaaataaaaaaaacagacttgtGGTTATGTAGCACACTACACTGTTTCAGATAGAAATACCATTcaaatgtcaaaatgtgtagGCTGGTCTGGATTAAGTTGCTTGCATACAGGTTTTTTTCATAGCATATATaccgatttttttttattttttacccccccGTTTTTCCccaattttgatcttgtctcatcgctgcaactccccaacgggctccggaggcgaaggtcgagtcatgcgtcgtctgaaacatgacctgccaaaccgcgcttcttaacccCCAACAGCTTAATCCGAAAGCCaggcgcaccaatgtgttggaggaaacactgttcacctgacgaccgaggtcagcctgcaggcgcccggcccgccgcaAGTGGTCGCTAGAGCGCGAATAGCCAAATGAAGTTCCCCCggtcaaaccctaacccggacgatgctgggccaattgtgcgccgccctatgggatttcCGATCACGACCGGttatgtgatacagcccgggatcaaaccagggtctgtagtgacacctctagcactacgatcgatgcagtgccttagaccgctgcgccactcaggaatcCCAGCATATATACTTTTTAAAAGATTCAACTTTTTGTCCTTCTTAAAAACTTTGTAAAACAAGGTGACTTTTTACACATCAGCTACTTGAACACTTTCCCAACAATTTAGACAAAACTTAGAGGATATGAAATATTGGTcttctctgctattcaaatcTGAAATTGGGAACGGAATTATCTTCTAACAATCAAACTATACAGCTGTTTTAGGAACCGCATCAACTACTATTTCTTCAATTTGacaaacttttgactactttcaTAAAAACTTAGTGTATGAAATCTTTAGTCTGCTTTTCAAATCGGAAATCAGAACAGCAAAATCTAATTATAACACTTACTCTAACTAACCTATGGCCTACCTATCTAAAACACTACTGCAATGTAGACTACTGCTACTAGTACTTCTGGGCTACTTACTACTACCTAGTCTCTCACCGAAGGCTACTATTCACTATTTATAAATCAGTCACGCCCTCTACTACACCAGACTTAAATTTAACACTAACAAGCTTCTAAACTTCCACCACTTGGTGTAACATATTCATCACCCCTAATTATAGCCTACAACTTTTCTAATTCCTTATGAGTAAAAATGTTGTAGTCtgagtgtatttactgtatttgTGG
This genomic interval from Oncorhynchus clarkii lewisi isolate Uvic-CL-2024 chromosome 18, UVic_Ocla_1.0, whole genome shotgun sequence contains the following:
- the LOC139373038 gene encoding paraspeckle component 1-like isoform X2: MAHRNLKQINIQNNAPSPKPQQQQQYHQQQQHTKRNMDSPGMERRPNVADGKTPLPKPPTAASPAAEGEVGAGESQEMTLDIKSFRRPGEKTFTQRCRLFIGNLPTDLTEDDFKKLFSKYGEANEVFINRDRGFGFIRLETRTLAEIAKAELDGIVLGNRPIRIRFATHGSALTVRNLSPVVSNELLEEAFSEFGPVERAIVVVDDRGRPTGKGFVEFANKPCARKALDRCADGALLLTTSPRPAIVEPTEQLDEEDGLPEKLLVKSVHYHKEREHPPRFAQPGTFEFEYSSRWKALDEMEKQQRDQVERNIREAKEKLEQEMEAAKHEHQLMMMRQDLMRRQEELRRLEELRNQELQKRKNIEMRHEERRRQEEEMMQRHREQEELRRQPDGFKPNYADNVQSLYMLQI
- the LOC139373038 gene encoding paraspeckle component 1-like isoform X1, producing the protein MAHRNLKQINIQNNAPSPKPQQQQQYHQQQQHTKRNMDSPGMERRPNVADGKTPLPKPPTAASPAAEGEVGAGESQEMTLDIKSFRRPGEKTFTQRCRLFIGNLPTDLTEDDFKKLFSKYGEANEVFINRDRGFGFIRLETRTLAEIAKAELDGIVLGNRPIRIRFATHGSALTVRNLSPVVSNELLEEAFSEFGPVERAIVVVDDRGRPTGKGFVEFANKPCARKALDRCADGALLLTTSPRPAIVEPTEQLDEEDGLPEKLLVKSVHYHKEREHPPRFAQPGTFEFEYSSRWKALDEMEKQQRDQVERNIREAKEKLEQEMEAAKHEHQLMMMRQDLMRRQEELRRLEELRNQELQKRKNIEMRHEERRRQEEEMMQRHREQEELRRQPDGFKPNYADNREQEMRMGELGPRGAINMGDGFNPASVAGASVNQGPPQMMGIGMSGRAGAMGPEGTPNMGAPNMMPDNGAMLRNDRFPQGAPNQIGSSPMSGRPGVESPQQQQAVGAGLMGAGLMGAGPGPAVGGPAGFGRGIPVVGNYEGPNNKRRRY